The Ahaetulla prasina isolate Xishuangbanna chromosome 4, ASM2864084v1, whole genome shotgun sequence genome has a window encoding:
- the LOC131197253 gene encoding keratin, type I cytoskeletal 42-like: MTMQNLNDRLASYLDKVRCLEEENAELECRIREFYAKQGPLSEPKDYSHYHQQIEDLKNQLICASVENNKLLLCIDNSKLTADDFRSKYETECCLRQNVEADINGLHQILDQLTACRSDLDIQCENLQDELCCLRKNHEEEVTCLKNQASGDVSVEVNACPGPDLKKILEEMRCKYESMIEGNRKEVEAWYESKIEEVNRDVCTSSQEIEESNNKVTELRRQLQALEIEYDAQCSLRDTLEASLGETELRYNSHLAELQERISCLEQQLAELRSEMECQNHDYTELLDVKSRLEKEIATYRGLLEGGQHDIVGGGGVNRSSSTSGARSSEARTSHTYVTHSCHGSHLHH; encoded by the exons ATGACCATGCAGAACCTCAATGATCGCCTGGCCAGCTATCTAGACAAAGTTCGATGCCTGGAAGAGGAAAATGCTGAGCTTGAGTGCCGAATCAGAGAATTTTATGCCAAGCAAGGCCCCCTGTCTGAACCAAAGGACTATAGTCATTACCATCAGCAAATTGAAGATCTTAAAAACCAG CTTATTTGTGCAAGCGTGGAGAATAACAAACTCCTTCTGTGCATTGATAACAGCAAACTGACTGCTGATGATTTCAGATCCAA GTATGAGACGGAATGCTGCCTCCGTCAGAATGTGGAGGCTGATATCAATGGACTGCATCAAATCCTGGATCAGCTGACTGCCTGCCGATCTGATCTGGATATACAGTGTGAGAACCTGCAAGATGAACTATGCTGCCTAAGGAAAAACCATGAGGAG GAAGTTACCTGCCTGAAGAACCAGGCCTCTGGAGATGTCAGTGTGGAAGTGAATGCCTGTCCTGGGCCAGATCTTAAGAAAATCCTGGAGGAGATGAGATGCAAATATGAATCAATGATTGAAGGAAACCGCAAGGAAGTAGAAGCATGGTATGAATCCAAG ATTGAGGAGGTGAATCGTGATGTCTGTACCAGTAGTCAGGAGATTGAAGAAAGCAACAACAAGGTCACTGAATTAAGACGCCAACTACAAGCCCTGGAGATTGAGTATGATGCCCAGTGCAGCCTG AGGGACACCCTGGAAGCTTCCCTGGGTGAAACTGAGCTTCGCTATAACAGTCACTTGGCTGAGCTCCAGGAACGCATCTCCTGTCTGGAGCAGCAGTTGGCAGAACTGCGGTCAGAGATGGAATGCCAGAACCATGACTACACAGAGCTCTTGGACGTCAAAAGCCGCTTGGAGAAAGAGATTGCCACCTACCGCGGCTTGCTGGAAGGGGGACAACATGACATTGT tggtgGCGGAGGAGTCAATAGAAGCAGCAGTACATCTGGTGCAAGATCCAGTGAAGCTCGGACATCCCACACTTATGTGACCCATTCATGCCATGGATCCCATTTGCATCACTAG